The Haloplanus sp. GDY1 genomic sequence CCATCCCCGACGCCGCGGACGCGCGATACGACAGCGACGCGGTGCGCTTTTTCGTCGCGCTGTCGGTCCTGCTCGGCGTGATATCGTATCTGGCCGTCCAGCTCAAGGCGATGGGGTTCGTCCTCGCGGACATCCTCGGAACGAGCGAACTCGTCGCCGTCCTCCTGGCGACGGTCGTCATCGCGGCCTACACCATCGGCGGCGGCATGATCGCCGGCGTGTTCACCGACCTCGTGCAGGGCGGCATCATGGTCGTCGGGAGCATCGTCGTCTTCTTCTACGCGCTGGATTACGGCGGCGGCTTCACGCAGATGAGTCAGGAACTCGCCAGCAACACCCCGGAGTTCGCCGGTGCCTTCGGCACCTTCCCGGTGATGCTCGCGCTGAGCTGGTATTTCCTGTTCACCATCGGGAACTCCGGCCAGCCCCACATGGCGCACAAACTGTACATGATCCGCGACGTGAACCTGCTGAAGTGGGGCGCGCCCATCGCGGGGCTCTCCTACTTCCTCTCCTCGCTCATGATGCTCGGCATCGGCATCTCCGTGCGAGCGGGCGTCGAAACCGGCGCGCTCGACTCGCTCTCGAACCCCGACATGGCCGCGCCCTTCTTCCTCTCGAATTTCGTCTCGCCCGTCATCGCCGGCGTCGTCTTCGCCGCCGCCATCGGCGCGATCATGAGCACTAGCGACGCGTTCATCAACATCGGCGCCGCGAACCTCGCGCGCGACATCCCCGAGAGTCTGGGCTTCCAGTACGACTCCGACCGACAGGAACTCTGGGTGAACCGCCTCGGGAGCGCCGCGATCATCGTCATCTCCCTCTTCCTGGCTTACTACGTCCAGATCCTCGTCGGCATCCTCGGCGTCGTCGGCTGGGCGCTGTTCGCGGCCCCCATCGTCCCGCTTCTCGGGATCGGTCTCAACTGGAGCGGCGCCACCCGGGAGGGCGCCCTCGCCGCCGTCGTCGTCTCCCTGGTCGTCAACCTCGGACTGGCCGTGAGCAGTTCGCTGTACGGCGTCTCGCTCCCGCACGGCGTCGTCGCCGGCGCCTTCTCGCTCGTCCTCTCCTCGATCACGCTGATCGCCGTGAGCCTCGTGACGAGTTCCTACTCCCGCGAGGAGATCGCCGACGAGATCCACAAGGTCGTCACGGCCTGACTCCGGCCGGGACACCCCGTTTCGCGGCGTCCCCCGTCGCCGACCGCGTCACGCCCGCCGCACCCCGACCCGCCCCTCGCCGGCGTCGAGTTCGAACCCCGCTTCCCGGAGCCACGCCGCCGCCTCGCCCTCGCCGTGGAGTAGCACTTCCACCAGGTCCGCGGGTTCGTCCACGTCGGTCGCCAGGCGCATCGAGTCGACGACCGACGCGGTGGCGCCGGCGTCGCGGGCCGCGCGCAGGTGGTCGCGGACGGAGACGCCGTGGAAGTCGGTTCGGAAGTCGGGGTGGGCGACGACGAGGGCGTTCGTCCCGCCGCCGCGGCCGGGGGCGACGACCACGTCGGACCCCTCCGCGGCGTCGACGAGGCGGTCGACCGCCGCCGGCGTGAGCAGCGCCAGGTCCGCGACGGCGACGCCGACCGGATCGGACCCCCCGAGCCGGGCGTTCACGGCCGCCGAGAGCGGTCGCTCGTCGACGGTCACCGGGGCATCGACCGACACGGACGCCGTCGCGACGACGTCGGGGTCGTGTCCGGCCGCTCCGAGCGCGTCGATGACGTCACGGAGCATCGCCCGCGCGAAGGCCGCCCGCTCGTCGGCGTCGAGAACCGGGTCGAGTCGCGTCTTGGGCCGCGTCGCCTCGAACGGGACGAGAAATCGCATTCAGCCGAGCGGGTCTTCGGGGCCCTGCTGGGAGCGCCAGTAGACCACGCCACCGACGATCAGGCCGACGAGGAGCAGCCCTCCGACGGCGTAGATGATCAGCTGCTGGGTCTGCTGGGACTGCTGGGCCTGGTTCGCCTGCTGTGTGGCCCGGTTGGCGAGGTTGGTCGCCACGTCGAAGCTCCCGTCGTTGTACGCGGCGACGGCGTCGTCGTAGTTGGCCCGTGCGTCGGAGGGGTTCGCCCCGGCGGAGCGCGCCTGCTCGATGGCGGTGCCCGCCTCCTCGATGGCGGTCCGGGCCGACGCGCTCGTCTCGGTGTAGTGGTGGGTCCGCCAGGCGTCGACGGTGCTGCTGGCTCCGCCCTGCTGGCCCCGCGTGAGCTCCATCAACAGGAACTCCTGGGGCGGGTCGTAGGTGTAGGAGTCCACCTCGGGGACCGTGCCGGTGATCCGGACCTCCACCTCGGCGGTCCCGTCGCTCGCGGCGACGTCCAGCCCGGAGAAGGACTGGCCGGTGGGTTCGACCAGGTTCACCTGGGAGCCGGTCTGGTCGTAGAAGACGACCGTCCACGACACGTCGGTCAGTTCGGTCGCCCCCGAGAGCTGCCACTGCTCGCTCTGGGGGTTCTGATACAGCTCTTCGAGCGTGACCGTCGCCGAAATCTGCGTGCCGACCTGCGCCTCCTCGGGGACGTCCTCGCCAGTGACGGACACTGCCGCCGCCGGAACGGTCGCGGCGAGCAGCACGACCAGCGCGGCGAGGACGACCCTAGAAGAGCGATTCGAGTTCGTCCTCGTCATCTTCGACTAGATTCTGGAGATTGGCTTCGCTCTCTTCGCGGATTTCGCTGATGTTGTCTTGGGCCTCGATGGCGACCTGTTGCAGTTCCTTGATGCGGGGGACGTTCGTGACGCCGGACAGGAGGATGGCGGAGGCGACGAAGTCGCTGTCGTTGACGGGGTAGTCGCCGCCGCGGACCTCCATGCTCCCGGTCTGCTCTTCGAGCCACTTCCGCCCGCGCTCGATGCCCTTCCGGTTCAGGTAGGCGGAGGGTCCGGCCATCACGAGGAGGGCGCGCTCGGTGCCGTCGATTTCACAGGGGAGGGTCAACCGACCCAGGGCGGCCTTGCGGACGAGGCTCGTGATGCGGTTGGTGGTGTTGGCGGAGTCGAGTTGGTCCTCGATGGACTCGTCGTTGCCCGTGAGCTTCGAGAGGAGCCCGCCGGATTTCTTCTTCTGCGGTTCGACCGTCTCGGAGGCGTAGCCGACGGTCGAGACGCCGCCGCCGGAGAGGGTGTTGATGATCTCCGAACTGTCGACGACGGATTCGGCGACCTCCTGACCCTCGCGGACCTCGCCCGCGCCGAACAGGATGCCGAACCGGCGGACGATCTCGTCGTTGATCTCGTCGTAGCCGCTCTGGACCGACTCCCCCGTCTTCCGCCAGGCGTCGTTGTCGAAGACGAGGAGGTTGTCCACCTCGTTGACGAGCGTCTGGAACGAGCGGGCGGCGTTGAGCGTGTAGATGCCCCCCTCGTCGCTCCCGGGGAGGATGCCGAGCCCGTAGACGGGTTCGGTGTAGATGCGCTTGAGGTGCTTCGCGAGGACCGGCGCGCCGCCGCTCCCGGTGCCACCCCCGAGGCCGGCGACGACGAGGAAGGCGTCGACCTCGTGGACGGGGATGCCGTCGATGGCGCCCTGGATCTCGCCGATGTCCTCCTCGGCGATCTCCGCGCCGAGTTCGTTGTCAGCGCCCACGCCGTGTCCCTTCACGCGGGACTGGCCGATGAGCACGCGCTGCTCCTGTGGAATGTGTTCGAGCCCCATCAGGTCGGCCTTGGCAGTGTTGACGGCGACCGCCGCGCGGACGATTTCGCTCCCCGTCCGCTGATCGTACTCGAGGAACTTGTCGACGATCTTGCCCCCGGCCTGCCCGAAACCGATCATGGCCAGTTTCATAGTTTCAGACCCCTCTTCATTGGCAAGAATCCAGGCGCAAAACGAACATAAACCTTGTGGGAGGGGGGACCCTCTGGGCGGTCGAACCGCCCCGCTAATCGCCCGGCGGCGTCCGCTCGCCTCCCGACTTCGCCCCGTCTGACGGACGTCCGCCGTCCGTCAGCGATCCGCGAGGTAGTCCCCGAGCGTTCGGAGGTCCCCTGCCGAGACGCCGAACGCCTCCACGTCGTTGTGCGCCGTCGTGTTGTCGAACTGGAGCGACCGGTACTGATCGGCCCCCATCGGCGCGCCGGGTAGCGATCCGAGCGCCGACAGCCCGACCCTGGCGAGGGCCATCGGCACCGGGATCACGGTCGTCGGTCGCCCCTCGCTCCCGTGGACCGTGCGCGCGACCTCCGCGAGGGTGAGTTTCTCGGGGCCGCCGATCTCGTAGACGCCGCCGTCGTAGGTGTCGTCCTCGAGGCCGGCCGCGAGCATGGGGACGAGGTCCTCGATCCAGATCGGCTGGAACCGAGTCTTCCCGCCGCCCGGCAGGGGCGTGAGGTACGGCGGCGCGAGTTTCTTGGTGAAGGGGACGAACTCGCCGCCGTCGCCGAAGATCACCGACGGCCGGAAGATGACGTAGCGCAGCGACGACGACTCGACGATCCCCTCCGCCGCGCCCTTGGCGCGGATGTACGCGGTCGGCCCGTCGGGATCGGCGCCGAGCGCGCTCATCTGGAGGATCTTCTCGACTCCCGTCTCCTCCGCGGCGTCGACGACGTTCTGGGTCCCCTGGCGGTGGACCCGGTCGTGCATCTCGTCGCCGCCAGAGGGCTTGAACAGCGGCGAGAGGGCGACCAGATTCACCACCGCGTCCATCCCCTCCATGGGTTCGACAAGCGAGTCGTAGGCGGTCACGTCGCCCATCGCCTTCTCGACGCCCCCGGGGAGGTCCCCCTCGCTCGGCTGTCGCGCGAGCGCCGTCACCGAGTGACCCCGGGATTTCAGCTCGCGGCACAGATGTCGCCCCACGAACCCCGTCCCGCCGGTTACCAGAATCTTCATACCCTATACATTTCCGCGAATCGACCTAAAGCTAACGCGCTGTGAATCGTTCACACGCCGGGGCTCGTCCGCAGGTCGGTCGGACCGAAGGAATATCAGATATTCAATAGTTCTGGCGACCGCCCGACCGGACGAGACCCCGACGGTTAACCCCCTTCCCCCGGTATCGTCGGGCATGCTCATCACGCTCGAAGGGCTCGACGGGAGCGGCAAGACGACGGCCTGGCGGGCGCTCCGCGACCGCTACCCCGACGCCGTGTTCACGCGCGAGCCCACCGACTCGTGGTACGGCGAGGCCGTCCGCCGCTCCGTCGAGGACGACGACGCCGACCCGCTGGCGGAACTCTTCCTCTACATGGCCGACCACGCCGACCACCTCGCCCGGGTGGTGCGTCCCGCCCTCGCCGAGGGGTCGCTCGTCGTCTCGGACCGCTACTCGGACTCCCGGATCGCCTACCAGGCGGCGACGCTCGCGGACTCGCCCCTCGACGATCCCTTCGCGTACGTCCGCTCGATCCACGGGCCCGTCTCCCGACCACCCGATGCGACGCTCTATCTCGACGTCGACCCCGAAACCGCCGCCGAGCGAAGCGGGCGGACGGACAAGTTCGAGCGGGTGGCACACCTCCGGGCCGTCCGGGAGGGGTACGAGCGACTGCTCGACGCCGATCCGGAGCGGTTCGTCCGCATCGACGCGACGCGCCCGCAGGCCGCCGTCCTCGACGACGTGACGGCCGCGGTCGACCGCCTGCTGGACTAGCGCCCCGTCGTCTCGGGGAGTTCGTACTCGTCCGGCGCGGGCACGTACAGCACGTCGATGGTCACGCCGAGGGCCATCGGGATGGCGACCATCAGCCCGATGACGGCCCCGGTGCTCCCCAGGTCGACGCCGACGCCGAGGCTGAACGCGACGATGGTCGTGATCACGAGGACGAGGGGGACCAGGAGCGCGGTGTACACGACCGTCCCCCACCGGGTGTGCAGCTGAATCCGGAAAAAGCGGGTCATGACCGCCGCGGCCAGCGTGTTGGCCACGAAGACGACGGCCATCAGGCCGACATCCAGGAGGGTCGCCATGGTGGACGTGGGGGCTCGACCGGCTTTGGCCTGTCGCTTCTAGCCCTCGGCGCCCTGTCGGGCTCGGTCGATCAACCGCGCCACCGCACCCGTGTAGTCGTACCCCGGGACGATCCCCTGGACGTAGGTGCCCTCGACGTAGTTGACGACCGCGGCGGCGTCGTCGACGCCCCGCCGCTCGTCGATGTCGGTGAAGCTCACCTCGACGATCACCTCCGCGTCCGTCAGCCGAACCGTCGGCTCGAAGTCGTGATCGCCGCGGACGACCCCGTCGGCGTCCGCCACCCGGAGTTCGAACGTCTCCAGCCATCCCTCCTCGACCACCGCCGCCACGTCGCCCTCGACGGCCGCCGAGAGCGACGGCGCCCGAACCTCCACCTCGTAGTCGATCCGCCCCTCGCTCTCGGCCGCCCGCACGACCGCGTCGAAGGGCGTCGTCGTCGCCTCGAACCGTCCGTCCTCCGCCGCCTCGAACGCGTCGTGGTCGCGAAACGCCCGCGTCGCCCGTCCGGTTCCCTCTGTCATGGGTCGAGACAGGGCGTGAGCGGGGAAAAGTCCCTCGCGTCGTCGGTGCGGAGGCTTTCGGCCACCCCGACATCCTGCCGACGGCGGCACGTTTAAGTTCCTTCCTCCGCTTGTGTCGTGTGACGCTTCGTCTGGAGGGCCGAAGCGTCAGCGGGGACCAATTCAGGGCGGCAAGCGACCGTACGGACCCCTCTTTCCCCGTACGCTCGCTTTTCGCTTTTGCACCTCGATATCCGAGCTACAGCCACCGAGCGGCCGCTCCGACGCCGAGCCGTGGCATCGCCTGTCCGCTCCACTCCGCGATTCGGCTCCCCTGACTCCCCCATTCGACTCCCCTGACTCCCCCATTCGACTCTCCTGGACACACTGCACGCTCCTCACGTTCGTTCGGCGGGAGTGCGAGGGAGGGGATTCGAACCACGGTCGTTGCGCTCGCTCCGCTCGCTGCACTCCCTGATTCGAATCCCCAGGACGCACTGCACGCTCCTCACGTTCGTTCGGAGCGGCAGTGCGAGGGAGGGGATTCGAACCCCCGAACTCCTACGAGAGCGGGTCTTAAGCCCGCCGCCTTTGGCCTGGCTCGGCCACCCTCGCCCGGGTTCCCGTTTCCCGCTTTGCCGCAAGTGGCTTTCGGTCGTCGGGGCGCCCCGACACCGCTCAGTCGCGGTGCTGGAACTCGACCGACGCCCCCAGAATCTCGGCGAGGGACTCCACCGTCTCCTGCAGTTCCGCGATCTGACGCTCCTGTCGGTCGAGTCGCTCGGCCATCCCCTCGACGGACGTCTCTAGGGCCGCCAGTTCACCCTCCAGATCCTCGGGGACGTCCTCCGACAGCGCCTCGATGGTGTCGAGTACCTCGTCCGCCTCCTCGGCCGAGACGAGGCCGTGTTCGGACGGGTTCGTGAGCATCCGCCGGTGGGAGAGGATCGCCTCCGAGACGCTCTCGCTCCCGTCGGGAAGCGTGATCGTCAGCGGTTCGACGTCGCCGCTCCCCGTCTCGATGGCCGAGTCGACGGCGTCGCTCCCGTCGTCAGCCGTCGCCTCGGCCGCCTCGTCGTCCGCGTCGACGAGGTTGGCCGTCGCCTCCTCGCTCGGGTCCGTGCCGTTCGACTCCGTCCGGTCGGCCTCCATGGGATTCGGGTCCATATCTCGGCTACCGGTCCCCGTGGTCATAAACCATCGTCAGACAGTAATTTCCTTTCTGATACGTCTGCGGCGGATTCTCGCCGCCCCTCACCCGTAGTGGTCCGCCTCGACCCGCCGGTCGAACGCCGTCGCGAGGCGGTCGGTCACCGGGCCGCCGCCGACGGCGACGCCGTCGACGGTCGCCACGGGCCGAACCTCCCACGTCGTGTTCGTCAGGAACGCCTCGTCGGCC encodes the following:
- the tmk gene encoding dTMP kinase, translated to MLITLEGLDGSGKTTAWRALRDRYPDAVFTREPTDSWYGEAVRRSVEDDDADPLAELFLYMADHADHLARVVRPALAEGSLVVSDRYSDSRIAYQAATLADSPLDDPFAYVRSIHGPVSRPPDATLYLDVDPETAAERSGRTDKFERVAHLRAVREGYERLLDADPERFVRIDATRPQAAVLDDVTAAVDRLLD
- a CDS encoding sodium:solute symporter family transporter; its protein translation is MAADPLITGIVVVYLLIVLGIGIWGYRQTESTEDFLISGKRFGIWAVAFSAFASIMSGFGFIGGPGLFYSGGYAFLWIAIVAPLAFPISWFVLGKKMRLMAEVERILTIPDAADARYDSDAVRFFVALSVLLGVISYLAVQLKAMGFVLADILGTSELVAVLLATVVIAAYTIGGGMIAGVFTDLVQGGIMVVGSIVVFFYALDYGGGFTQMSQELASNTPEFAGAFGTFPVMLALSWYFLFTIGNSGQPHMAHKLYMIRDVNLLKWGAPIAGLSYFLSSLMMLGIGISVRAGVETGALDSLSNPDMAAPFFLSNFVSPVIAGVVFAAAIGAIMSTSDAFINIGAANLARDIPESLGFQYDSDRQELWVNRLGSAAIIVISLFLAYYVQILVGILGVVGWALFAAPIVPLLGIGLNWSGATREGALAAVVVSLVVNLGLAVSSSLYGVSLPHGVVAGAFSLVLSSITLIAVSLVTSSYSREEIADEIHKVVTA
- a CDS encoding DUF5813 family protein, whose amino-acid sequence is MTEGTGRATRAFRDHDAFEAAEDGRFEATTTPFDAVVRAAESEGRIDYEVEVRAPSLSAAVEGDVAAVVEEGWLETFELRVADADGVVRGDHDFEPTVRLTDAEVIVEVSFTDIDERRGVDDAAAVVNYVEGTYVQGIVPGYDYTGAVARLIDRARQGAEG
- the cofC gene encoding 2-phospho-L-lactate guanylyltransferase is translated as MRFLVPFEATRPKTRLDPVLDADERAAFARAMLRDVIDALGAAGHDPDVVATASVSVDAPVTVDERPLSAAVNARLGGSDPVGVAVADLALLTPAAVDRLVDAAEGSDVVVAPGRGGGTNALVVAHPDFRTDFHGVSVRDHLRAARDAGATASVVDSMRLATDVDEPADLVEVLLHGEGEAAAWLREAGFELDAGEGRVGVRRA
- a CDS encoding tubulin/FtsZ family protein; this encodes MKLAMIGFGQAGGKIVDKFLEYDQRTGSEIVRAAVAVNTAKADLMGLEHIPQEQRVLIGQSRVKGHGVGADNELGAEIAEEDIGEIQGAIDGIPVHEVDAFLVVAGLGGGTGSGGAPVLAKHLKRIYTEPVYGLGILPGSDEGGIYTLNAARSFQTLVNEVDNLLVFDNDAWRKTGESVQSGYDEINDEIVRRFGILFGAGEVREGQEVAESVVDSSEIINTLSGGGVSTVGYASETVEPQKKKSGGLLSKLTGNDESIEDQLDSANTTNRITSLVRKAALGRLTLPCEIDGTERALLVMAGPSAYLNRKGIERGRKWLEEQTGSMEVRGGDYPVNDSDFVASAILLSGVTNVPRIKELQQVAIEAQDNISEIREESEANLQNLVEDDEDELESLF
- a CDS encoding complex I NDUFA9 subunit family protein — its product is MKILVTGGTGFVGRHLCRELKSRGHSVTALARQPSEGDLPGGVEKAMGDVTAYDSLVEPMEGMDAVVNLVALSPLFKPSGGDEMHDRVHRQGTQNVVDAAEETGVEKILQMSALGADPDGPTAYIRAKGAAEGIVESSSLRYVIFRPSVIFGDGGEFVPFTKKLAPPYLTPLPGGGKTRFQPIWIEDLVPMLAAGLEDDTYDGGVYEIGGPEKLTLAEVARTVHGSEGRPTTVIPVPMALARVGLSALGSLPGAPMGADQYRSLQFDNTTAHNDVEAFGVSAGDLRTLGDYLADR